A section of the Engystomops pustulosus chromosome 3, aEngPut4.maternal, whole genome shotgun sequence genome encodes:
- the GPR160 gene encoding probable G-protein coupled receptor 160, giving the protein MYDNLTFIDAAVADNTSGLDTMDGHELLLADLQSLEPSCILLFIMTGKVLLNILIFGARCRNVGASLMACCCLSLAVVDLLLLCAISTIHYFQDFTILGFRVTSHHICLFTQITSHTYGILHLPFFLASGLDYYLTIVKSIHISYGWSALLYTACVVLLWAGAFAYVLLSPAELPEVDPEQSSYLCSFYISSQAFYLSLCLVGSIVFGLVLCCSEMAAFLKSLKVISFAENTVVLFSLTPGDKGPIQGGKHLVAALLFTFLGSWVPFVVLQVIILVLSAPIPAYMDMNVPWLYFMNSFLLGVSLGLKYPDFQVSEKTLSRDPFVAWKYCVLPFMYSEQIMDTSLLKEPLSPVRIV; this is encoded by the coding sequence ATGTATGATAACCTAACTTTCATTGACGCTGCTGTGGCAGACAACACATCTGGCCTGGACACTATGGATGGACATGAATTGCTCCTCGCAGACTTGCAGAGTCTTGAACCCAGCTGTATACTCCTCTTCATAATGACTGGAAAAGTCCTGCTGAACATATTAATATTTGGGGCAAGATGCAGGAATGTGGGTGCCAGCCTAATGGCATGTTGCTGCCTCTCTCTCGCAGTCGTTGACTTACTGCTCTTATGTGCCATCTCGACTATTCACTACTTCCAGGATTTTACCATTTTGGGATTCAGGGTCACCAGTCACCACATTTGCCTGTTTACACAgattacatctcatacctacggTATTCTACATCTGCCATTTTTTTTGGCATCTGGACTGGATTACTATTTGACTATTGTGAAGTCTATCCATATCTCATATGGTTGGTCAGCGTTGCTTTATACAGCTTGTGTTGTTCTTTTATGGGCTGGGGCTTTTGCTTATGTTCTCCTGTCTCCTGCTGAACTTCCAGAGGTGGACCCTGAACAGTCTTCATATCTGTGCAGTTTTTACATTAGCAGCCAAGCATTTTACTTGTCCCTTTGTTTAGTCGGCAGCATTGTCTTTGGGCTTGTGCTCTGCTGTTCTGAAATGGCGGCTTTCTTAAAGTCACTGAAAGTGATTTCCTTTGCAGAGAACACCGTAGTCCTATTTTCCCTCACACCAGGAGATAAAGGGCCTATCCAAGGAGGTAAGCATCTCGTGGCTGCTCTTCTGTTCACCTTTTTGGGCTCTTGGGTCCCATTTGTTGTTCTTCAAGTAATCATATTAGTTCTGAGTGCACCTATTCCAGCATATATGGACATGAATGTGCCCTGGTTATATTTTATGAACAGTTTCCTATTAGGAGTGTCTTTAGGACTAAAAtatccagacttccaggtgtcaGAGAAGACTTTGTCAAGGGACCCATTTGTTGCCTGGAAATACTGTGTTCTGCCATTTATGTATTCTGAACAGATCATGGACACATCTCTCCTGAAAGAGCCACTGTCTCCAGTTAGGATTGTTTAA